The sequence below is a genomic window from Mycobacterium heidelbergense.
ATTCGGCGTTGGCCGAGAGGAAGTCCCGCACCTCGGCCTGGAAGGCCAGCGTCTCTTCGTCTAGTGCTAGGTCCATGTGAAATCCAATTCAGGCCAACTCTCGCAGTTGTGGTTTGAGCACCTTGCCGCCGGGATTGCGCGGCAGCGCGTCGACGAACCGCACCGACCGCGGTGCCTTGAAGTTCGCCAAATGCTCACGGGTGTAAGCGATCACGGATTGCTCATCGAGATCGACGCCGGGCCGGGTGACCACGAACGCCCGGCCGACCTCGCCCAGCCGCTCGTCGGGCACCCCGATCACCGCGGCGTCGGCCACCCCCTCCATCCGGGCCAGCACCTGCTCGACCTCGGCGGGGTAGACGTTGAACCCGCCGCAGATGTACATGTCCTTGAGCCGGTCGGTGATGCGCAGGTTGCCGGCCTCGTCGACGGCGCCGATGTCTCCGGTGTGCAGCCAGCCGTCGGCGTCGATGGCCGCGGCGGTGGCCTCCGGGTCGTCGAGGTAGCCCAGCATCACGTTCGGCCCGCGCAGCAGGACTTCGCCGGATTCGCCGGGAGCCGCCCCGTCGATGCGCAACTCGAAGCCGGCGAACGGGCGCCCGCAGGTGGTGGCCACGGTCACCGCGTCGTCGTCGACGCGGCACATGGTGCCCATGCCGTTGGCCTCGGTCAGGCCGTAGGCGGTCAGCACGATGTCGATGTCGAGCTCGGACTGCATGCGTTCCACCAGCACGACCGGGACGGTGGCCGCACCGGTGACCGCGAACCGCAGCGAGCTCAGGTCGTAGTCGTGGCGCGCCGGATGGTCCAGCAGCATCTGGTAAATCGTTGGGGGCCCGGGCAATACGGTGATCCGGTGTTGTTCGATGGCCTGCAGTGCGCGCAGCGGGTCGAACGTCAGGTGCGGGATCAGCGTCGCGCCGGTCTGCAGGCAGGCCAGGATGCCGGCCTTGTAGCCGAAGTTGTGGAAGAACGGGTTGATGCACAGGTAGCGGTCGTCGCTGGTGATCTTGCCGTTGGCCGCCCACGACGCCGACGCCGACAGCGATTGCCGATGGGCACACAGCACGCCTTTGCTGCGGCCGGTGGTGCCGGAGGTGAACAGGATGTCGCTGATGTCGTCGGGTGTGACGGCGGCGGCGCGGGAGGCCGCCGCGTCGGCGGCCCCGGATTCTGAACCGCGCGCGATGAACTCGTCCCACGTCCCGTCGTGCGCCTCGATCGGTATCCGCACGATGTGCCGCAGCGCGGGCAGCGCGCCGCGATCCAGTTCGGCAACGCGATCGTGGCCGAGGAACTGGCCCATCGCGAACAACACCGGCGCACCGGTGCGGGCCAGGATGTCGCCGGCCTCCTCGGCGGTGTAGCGGGTGTTCAGCGGCACCATGGCCGCTCCGGCGTGGTGAATAGCCAGGCAGGCGACCACCCAATGCCAGGTGTTGGGCGACCAGATGGCCACCCGGTCTCCGGGCTGGACGCCGAGCGCGATCAGCGCGGCCGCGGCTCGGTGCACCTCGTCGCGCAGCGCCGCCGCGGTGAAGCTGCGGTCGTCGGTGATCAGCGCGTCGTGGTCGGGCAGCTGCCCCGCGAAACGATCCAGCGCCGCCGGCATCGTTCGCGAGCTGGGGGCACCGCCCGCTTGCGAGCGTGCGTGTTTGTACAGCGACACGCCGTGGTTGCTGGCATTCTGCGCACGCTCGTCGGTGATGGCCCGGCTCCTCCTCACGCGGCTTCGCCGCCAGGCTAACAAAGCAAGTGCTTGGTAGGTTAGCCTACAGGGCATGCAGGACGTCGAGGAGTTCCGGGCCGAGGTCCGCCAGTGGCTCGCCGACAATCTCGTCGGCGAATTCGCAGCGCTCAAGGGGCTCGGCGGACCAGGACGCGAGCACGAGGCCTTCGAAGAACGCCGGGCCTGGAACCAGCACCTCGCCGAGGCCGGGCTGACCTGCCTGGGGTGGCCGGTCGAGCACGGCGGCCGTGGGCTTTCCACCGCGCACCGGGTGGCGTTCTACGAGGAGTACGCCCGCGCCGACGCGCCGGACAAGGTCAACCACTTCGGCGAGGAACTGCTCGGGCCGACGCTGATCGCGTTCGGAACACCCGAGCAGCAGCAGCGCTTCCTGCCGCGCATCCTCGACGTCACCGAGCTGTGGTGCCAGGGATATTCGGAGCCCGGCGCCGGCAGCGACCTGGCCAACGTGTCCACTACCGCCGAGCTCGACGGCGAGGGTGAGCAGTGGCACATCAATGGCCAGAAGGTGTGGACGTCGCTCGCGCACCTGTCGCAGTGGTGCTTCGTGGTGGCCCGCACCGAGAAGGGCTCCAAGCGCCACGCCGGCCTGTCGTATCTGCTGGTGCCGCTGGACCAGCCGGGCGTGCAGATCCGGCCGATCGTCCAGATCACCGGCACCGCGGAGTTCAACGAGGTGTTCTTCGACGACGCCCGCACCGACGCCAACCTGGTGGTCGGCGAGCCGGGCGACGGCTGGCGCGTCGCGATGGGAACGCTGACCTTCGAGCGCGGCGTTTCGACGCTGGGGCAGCAAATCCGTTACGCGCGTGAGCTTTCCAACCTGGCCGAGCTCGCGCAACGCAACGGCGCCGCGGACGACCCGTTCATCCGGGAGCGGCTGACCCGGGCCTGGACCGGCCTGCGGGCCATGCGCAGTTATGCCCTGGCCACCATGGATGTCGAGCAGCCCGGCCAGGACAACGTGTCGAAGTTGTTGTGGGCCAACTGGCATCGCGATCTGGGCGAGTTGGCCATGGACGTGATCGGCAGGCCAGGGCTCGCACTGACCGACGGCGAATTCGACGAATGGCAGCGGCTGTTCCTCTTCACCCGCGCCGACACGATCTATGGCGGATCCAACGAGATCCAGCGCAACATCATCGCCGAGCGGGTGCTCGGCCTGCCCAGGGAGGTAAAAGGTTGACGCTTTCCGAAGCGCCGAAAGAGGTTGCCGGACACGGGCTTCTGGATGGCAAGGTGGTGATCGTCACCGCCGCCGCGGGCACCGGCATCGGCTCGGCGACCGCCCGGCGGGCGCTGGCCGAGGGCGCCGACGTGGTGGTGTCCGACCACCACGAACGACGACTGACCGAGACCGCCGACGAGCTGACGGCGCTGGGACTGGGCCGGGTCGAGAAGGTGGTGTGCGACGTGACGTCCACCGCCCAGGTCGACGCCCTGATCGACTCGACCACCGCGCGCCTGGGCCGTCTCGACGTCCTGGTCAACAACGCCGGGCTGGGCGGGCAGACGCCGGTGGTCGACATGACCGACGACGAGTGGGACCGCGTCCTGGACGTGACGCTCACGTCGGTGTTTCGGGCCACCCGCGCGGCGCTGCGGTATTTCCGCGAGGCCAAGCACGGCGGGGTGATCGTCAACAACGCCAGCGTCTTGGGCTGGCGGGCGCAGCACTCGCAGTCGCACTACGCGGCGGCCAAGGCCGGGGTGATGGCGTTAACCCGGTGCAGCGCAATAGAAGCCGTCGAGTACGGGGTCCGCATCAACGCGGTGTCCCCCAGCATCGCCCGGCATAAGTTTCTGGACAAGACGACCTCGGCCGAGCTGCTCGACCGGCTGTCCGCCGGCGAGGCGTTCGGCCGCGCCGCCGAGCCCTGGGAAATCGCGGCCACCATCGCCTTTCTGGCCAGCGATTACTCGAGCTACCTCACCGGCGAGGTCATCTCGGTTTCGAGCCAGCACCCGTGAGCGCGGCTCGCCAAGCAAGCGCTTGGTTGATATCCTGACCGGGTGGACCGAGTGACCGGTCAGGCCAATAGCCGGCGGAACGAGCTGCTAGGGCTCGCCGCGGCGATGTTCGCTGAGCGCGGATTGCGCGCGACCACCGTGCGCGACATCGCCGACGGTGCCGGCATCCTGTCCGGCAGCCTGTATCACCATTTCTCCTCCAAGGAGGAGATGGTCGACGAGCTGTTGCGCAGCTTCCTGGACTGGCTGTTCACCCGCTACCGCGAGATCATGGACACCGAGGCCAACCCGCTGGAGCGGCTCAAGGGGCTGTTCATGGCGTCGTTCGAGGCGATCGAGGATCGGCACGCCCAGGTCGTCATCTATCAGGACGAGGCTAAGCGGCTGTTGTCCCAGCCCCGGTTCTCCTATATCGAGGACATGAACCGGCAGCAACGCAAGATGTGGGTCGAGGTGCTCAACCAGGGCATCGACGGGGGGTACTTCCGGCCCGACCTCGACGTCGACCTCGTCTACCGTTTCATCCGCGACACCACCTGGGTGTCGGTGCGCTGGTACCAGCCGGGTGGACCACTCACCGCGGAGCAGGTGGGTCAGCAATATCTCGCCATCATGCTTGGCGGAATCACGGCGGAATTTTCAAAAGATTGAAGAAGGAGTCTGAAATGCCCGAGGCGTACGTCATCGACGCTGTACGTACCGCGGTCGGCAAGCGCAATGGCGCGCTGGCCGGGGTACATCCCGTCGATCTGGGGGCACTGGGGTGGCGCGGGCTGTTCGACCGGGTCGATGTCGACCCCGCCGCCGTCGACGACGTGATCGCCGGTTGTGTCGACGCCATCGGGGCGCAGGCGGGCAACATCGCCCGGCTCTCGTGGCTGGCCGCGGGCTATCCCGAAGAGGTTCCCGGCGTCACCGTGGATCGGCAATGCGGTTCCAGTCAGCAGGCGATTTCCTTTGGCGCACAGGCGATCCTGTCCGGAACGGCCGACCTCATCGTGGCCGGCGGCATGCAGAACATGAGCCAGATCCCGATCTCGTCGGCGATGACGGTCGGCGAGCAGTTCGGGTTCACCTCGCCGACCAACGAGTCCAAGCTGTGGCGGCACAGGTACGGCGACCAGGAGATTTCGCAGTTCCGCGGCTCGGAGCTGATCGCCGAGAAGTGGAACCTGTCGCGCGAAGAGATGGAGCAGTACGCGCTGACCAGCCACGAGCGCGCGTTCGCGGCCATACGCGGCGGCCACTTCGACAACGAAATCATCACCGTCGAAACCGAATCCGGGCCGTTCCGGGTCGACGAGGGCCCCCGCGAGTCGTCGCCGGAGAAGTTGGCCGGCTTGAAGACGCTGGTCGAGGGCGGCCGGCTGACGGCGGCGATGGCCAGTCAGATCTCCGACGGTGCCAGCGCGGTGCTGCTGGCTTCCGAGCGGGCCGTCAAGGACCATGGACTGACGCCGCGCGCCCGCATCCACCACATCAGCGCCCGCGCGGCCGACCCGGTGTTCATGCTGACCGGGCCCATCCCGGCCACCCGCTACGCGCTGGAAAAGACCGGGTTGTCCATCGACGACATCGCCACCGTCGAGATCAACGAGGCGTTCGCGCCGGTAGTTATGGCCTGGCTCAAGGAGATCAAGGCCGATCCGGAGAAGGTCAACCCCAATGGCGGCGCGATCGCCCTCGGTCATCCGCTGGGTGCCACCGGGGCCAAGTTGTTCACCACCATGCTCAACGAGCTCGAACGCGTCGGTGGCCGCTACGGGTTGCAGACGATGTGCGAGGGCGGCGGCACGGCCAACGTGACGATCATCGAGCGCCTCTAGCGCCGGGCTCGGCCGCGTCGCATATTCCGCACTCGGACAAAGCATTACCGGGCGGCCAGCACGAGCCCGATCCCACCGAGGGCCAGCAACCAGCTCGTGAAGCTACCGACCAGGAAGTATTCGGTCAGCTCGTCGATGCCGACGCCGCCGTTTTGGCCCTTCTGGGCGTTCAACTCCGGAAACCGGATGATGCCCTTGGCCGCGACGACGGCGCTGGCCGCGGCCACTTGCCCGTCCACGCCGAGGCTCAGGATCAGCAGGCGTTCCATCGGGCCGAGCAGTCGGCCGCCCTTCAGCCGGTCCGACGGCTGCGGCTCACCCGTCGGCCGTACCGCACCCACGGAGCCGAGCACCAAGCGCACCAACTGATTTGCGGTCGCGAACTGTGTGAGGACCACCCCGACAACCATCAGCAGCCGGGTGGGCGTGACATGACCGAGCGGCAGGTGCACCCAAGCCGACCACCGCGCGATGACGCCGTCGACCGCCGAGGACCATCCGGACAACACCGTCAACACCCCCAGCGCCGTGACGAACACCCCCAGCGCCGCGATTTGATGCCGGCCGCTGCGTTCGCTGCGCGCGCATAGCCACTCCCAGGCGACCACCGCGGCGGCCGCCACAACGAGCAACGCGACGTCGCCGGCGTGCCAGAGGGCTCCCAGCGCCAAGCACGCCACCACTACGATCGGGCCGACCGCCAGCGGCACCCATGCTGCACGAATCGATCGCCGGGACAGGTCAGCGATCCCAAATGCCAAGAGCAGTACGGCTACGGCGCTCACGACAGACTCCGAAGATATTGGCTGGCAAGGACAATCAGATCCAAGCCGTCGCGGCTCGCGCGCTGCGACACCGCCGACGGGCTGATGCCTTCGGCCGCGGCGAGGTCCCGTTTGGTCCGACCGGTCATCAAGCCCCTCGCAATCCGCAACGATCTTTCATCCAGCGATCCAAGCAGATGGTCCCGACAGATCAGGGCCGCGTTGACGGCGGCGACGTCGGTCCGCGCGTCGTCGCCTGACCGGAACGTTGTGCGCACCAGCGTGAAGCCGGGCTGGCGCTGAGCCTGCGCCGTCTGTTCGATGGCCTCTCGAGCGGTCCACCACCCCGGGCCATCCTGGATTCCCGCGTCGGCATCGAGGATGGTGACCGCGCCCCACCCGAGCCCGAAGCGGACGTCGACCTCGGGGACAAGCAGTAGGCGCACCGTCAAAGCGGCGTCGATGGCGGCCCCGAGAGTGGGATAGCTGCCCTGAAACTCGTCGCCCACGGTGAAGGCCGGCGGGTCGATCGCGCCGTCGGCGACCTGGCCCAGCGCGGTGGCGACGCGCCGATGCAGGGCGGGGCGGTCGCCGGCACGCCGGGACCCCACCACATCGCCGATCAGCGTGGCGCGCGGTGAAGGTTGGGCCTTCACCTTCGACATGTAAAGATTATAGCTTTATTCCTGTGATAGTTAGCAAGAAGCTTAATGCTGGCCCGTCGCCGGCCCGTCCTGCACCCTGAGGTACTGCTCTATGCCGACTCGCCGAAACATGCGCCGCCGCGCGGCCGATAGCAGCGGCAGGGCCGTCGCCGCGTCGATGACCTCGGGTTCGACCACGTCGTAGCTTTCGCCCTGCGACGAGATGGTCGCTCGCCCCGCGGCGAGGACATTCAGCAACCAGTCCACTTGCTTGCCATAGGGCAGGGGTATGACGAAGCCGTCCGCCACGCGTTCGGCCACCACGGGTGTGGTGTACTGCTTGCCCGACTTTCGCCCGGTGTGGTGGATGGCCGCTGCGTACCAGTGCTTGTGGCCGGCCAGCCGCAACATCAGCGGGTTGAGCAGGTGCCTATTGGAGGCGCGAACCGCATTCAGGAGAGGACCGGGCCACGATCCCGGTGTCAATACACTCATAAACCCAGGATGAACCCGGCTACGAGCCGTCGCGAGGGTCTTTGGTCGACGGCTTAGCGTTCCTCGACCAGCGCCGCCGCGGCCTTCAGGTGCTCGATCGCGTCGTGAACGATCGACTCGATCAGCTCCGCACACGAGGGCAGGTCGTCGAGGATGCCGGCCACCTGGCCGGAGGCCAGGACCCCGGCCTCGGTGTTGCCCTCTACCAGACCGGCTTTCAGCAGCATGGGGGTGTTGGCCGCCATCACCACCTGCGACCAGGTCAGCTCCTTGCCGTGGCGCATCGCCAGGCCGTCGGTGATCATCGACCGCCAGGTCATCTGCGACATCTTCTTGAACTTCGCAGCGTTGCGCACGGCGGCAGCGAAACCCCTTGCCGGCGAGCCGGTTTCCAGCTTCTCGACCAGGCCGGTGCGTAGCACCCGGTGCGGCATGCCGTCGACGCGCGTGGTGACCACAGTGCCGTCCAGCGCCGCCTCGAGGTAGCGCCGCTTGACCGCGTCGGGCACGGTGGAATCGGAGGTGAGCAAAAACCGCGTGCCCATCGCCACGCCGGCGGCGCCGTAGGACAGCGCCGCCGCGAGCCCGCGCCCGTCGAAGAATCCGCCCGCCGCGATCACCGGAATCCCGCTGCCTTGCACGGCGTCCAGCACCGACGGCAGCAGCAGCGTCGTCGCGACGGGCCCGGTGTGCCCGCCGCCCTCGCCGCCCTGCACGATCATCGCGTCGGCGCCCCAGGCCGCGACCTTGCGCGCGTGCTTGGCCGCCCCGATCGACGGGATGACCACCGCCCCGGCGTCTTTCAGCCGGGCGATCAGTTCCTGCTTGGGCGCCAGCGCGAACGACGCCACCTTCACGCCCTCGCGGATCATCAACTCGACGCGGTCGCCGGCGTCGGCGGCGTCGGCGCGGATGTTGACGCCGAACGGCTTGTCGGTCGCCGCCTTGACCTTGCCGATGGCCGTCGCCAGCTCGTCCAGCGTCATGGTCGCAGACGCCAGGATGCCGAGCCCGCCCGCGTTGGCCGTGGCCGACACCAGCCGGGCCCCGGCCACCCAGCCCATCCCGGTCTGCACCACCGGATGCTCGACGCCGACCAGCTCGGTCAGCGGCGTGCGCAGCTTCATAGCCACCGCCGACGATAAACGGAGCAGTGCGATCGAAAAGAGGCAGGAGGAGGCGGAATAATCACGAACGTATCTCTCTGTCGCGCAGCCCCTTCGGGTCGATGACCTCGCGGATCAGGCGCAGCTCGTCGTCGGTCGGCAGCCGCGTCTCCTCGGCCTCGTCGAGGCCGTGCACCTCGAAGGAGGTGTTTTCGCGGACGTCGTCGGGCGACACCCCGGGATGCAGGGACACCGCCCGCATGGTTCGATCGGGGCCGCCGAAGTCAAACACCCCGAGGTTGGATACGACGCGGTATGGGTTGGCGAACCGGAACGCTGGATTGTCCGGGTCGATCTTGTCCCAGCCGATGCCGCAGACCACGTCGACGGCTTCGGTGAACACCCGCTTCGAGTGGTTGCCGACCCAGTAGCTGGTGGCGTGGTTGACCGCGTTGCCCGGCGCACCCCGGAGGCCGAACATCTGCCGGGTCGGGCGCTGCAGCGGGCCGAACGCCGAGATGTTCTGATTGCCAAAGCGGTCAACCTGATTGGCGCCCATCACCACATGGCGGCGCCCCCAGGCCAGCGTCTCGAACACCCGGCCGAACGGCATCCATCCCTCGACGGCTCCGGGGGCGCCCAGCGCCGGGGTGTCGGCCAGCAGCTGGGCCTCGCCGTCGGTCAGCACGATGTCGGGGGAGAAGGTCAGCCGGGCCAGCCGTGCGCCGACCGACGCCATGTTCGCCATCGGGCTGATCATGATTTCGCCCGCGTCCCTGAACAACTCGGCGCAGGCGACCGCGCAGACTTCGGCCCGGGTGCTCATTTCGAGGCCTCCTCTCCGAACGCGCGCACGGCCGCCTGATAGTCGTCTTCGCCGCCCGACAGGTAAGTCTGGACGAACTGCTGCCAGCCCTCCTCCGTCGAGGCCGCCTCGGCGTAGTGCCGCTGGAACTTCTCGTCCCGGCCGTAATCGGGTGCGGCGGTGGTGAAGTGCGCGCCGCCGGGCGTCTCCACGACCGCGTCGACCATCATCCGGTTCACCAGCAGCGCCTGCGGCGGCACCGCCTTGACCAACTCCTCGGTCGACACGACGCGCTCCACCGACAGATAGCGCTTCTCGGCGGCCATCAGGAAGAGGTCGTCGAAGTAGGGGTCGATCCCGGTGTAGGCGGCATTGCCTTGGCTGTCACCGAGATTGAGGTGCACAAACGCCGCGTCGAGCCGCAGCGCGGGCATGGCGATCAGCGTCTCGCGCCCCCCCTCCGTTGGGTACGGCGAAGTGACGGTTTGCAATTCACCCTCCCAGAAGTCGGGGACCGAACTGCCCAGCCCGGCGCGGGTCGGCAGGAACGGCAGGCGTTGCGCCGCGGCTTGCAGGCCGCAGCGCAGCATGCCCTCGTCCATCTCGCGGGCTTCGATGGCCCCGCTGGTGCGGGCCTTGGCGAACCACGGGTCGTAGAAGGGTGGCGAATCCAGCGAGACGAATCCGTAGTAGACGCGCTTGACCTTGCCGGCCGAGCAGAGCAGCCCCAGGTCCGGTCCGCCGTAGGTCACCACGGTCAGGTCTGTGACGTCGGTGCGCAGCATGGCCCGCACGAACGCCATCGGTTTGCGCCGCGACCCCCAGCCGCCGATGCCGATCGTCATGCCGCTGCGCAGCCCGGCCACGGCGTCGTCGAGGGTGGTTCGCTTGTCGCTCACGATTTGTCGCCCTTCGTGGTGCCGGCGAACGCGTCGCGGTGCTCGTCGGACACGCCGGCGAGATTCAGCTCGAACGTAAAGCCTTGCTCCATGCGGTAACTGGAGTTGACCCGTTGCACGTCGATCAAGTTCAGCGCCTCCTTCGCGGCCCGGATGACGCGGGTGTCCTTGGCGGCGATGTCGCGGGCCACCTTCAAAGCGGCCTCATCGAGTTGGTCGCGGGGCACCACCTCGTGCACCGAGCCGAAGTGATGCAGGGTGGCGGCGTCCACGGTCGCCGCGGTGAAGAACAGCCGGCGCATCATGTGCTGCGGCACCAGCCGCGACAGGTGGGTGGCCGCGCCGAGCGCGCCGCGTTCCACCTCCGGCAGCCCGAAGGTGGCGTCGTCGGAGGCCACGATCACGTCGGAGTTGCCGACCAGTCCGATGCCGCCGCCGACGCAGAATCCGTTCACCGCCGCGATCACCGGCACCGCGCACTCGTAGACCGCGCGGAACGCGGCGAAGCAGCCGCGGTTGGCGTCGATCAGGGCGGTGAATCCCTCGGTGCGCTGCATCTCTTTGATGTCCACGCCGGCGTTGAAGCCGCGGCCCTCGGCCCGCAGGATCACCGCGTGGGTTTCGGGATTCTGGCCCGCGGCCGTAATCGCCTCGGCCAGTTCGAACCAGCCGCGCGACGGGATGGCGTTGACCGGCGGGTAGTCGACGGTGACCGAGACTATGCCGGGTTCGGTGGGGGTGGATGTGATGGGCAAATTGGCACTTCCTTTGGAAAAGGCGGGCGTGGCTACCTAAGCAAGCACTTGCTTGGTACGCTAGCACAGTGACCCGCGCCGAAGGAGGCCCCCTAACTAGAGAAGCCATCAACTTGGGACTGGCCGGGCGGGTGGTTCTGGTCACCGGCGGGGTTCGTGGGGTAGGTGCCGGTATCAGCTCGGTTTTTGCCGGGCAGGGCGCCACCGTCATCACCTGCGCGCGACGAGCCGTCGAGGGATCACCCTACGAGTTTCACCCCTGCGACGTCCGCGACGACGACGCCGTCAAGGCGTTGGTCGAGGCGATCGTCGACCGGCATGGCGGGCTCGATGTCGTCGTCAACAACGCCGGGGGTTCGCCGTATGTGCTGACCGCGGATTCCAGCGCGAAGTTCAACCGCAAGATCATCGAGCTCAACCTGATTGGGGCCCTGTCGGTTTCGCAGCACGCCAACGACAGGATGCAACACCAGGGGCGCGGCGGATCGATCGTCAACATCTGCAGTCTCAGCGGCCGGCGACCGTCCCCGGGCACCGGCGCCTACGGGGCGGCCAAGGCCGGCCTGGAGAGCCTCACGCAGACGCTGGCCGTGGAGTGGGGACCGAAGGTCCGGGTGAACGCGTGCGTGGTCGGCATGGTGGAGACCGAACAGTCGGAACTGTTCTACGGTGACGCCGAGTCGATCGCCGCGATTTCGAAGAACGTGCCTCTGGGCCGGCTGGCCAAGCCTGAGGATGTCGGTTGGGCCGCAGCGTTTTTGGCCTGCGACGCGGCGTCCTACATCAGCGGAGCCTCGTTGGAGGTGCACGGGGGCGGCGAGCCACCGCACTATCTGGCCACCACGAACGCCAGCGCGATCAAGTAGAGGAGACAAATAATCATGGGAGTGGTTGACGGCCGCGTCGTCATCGTCACCGGAGCGGGCGGCGGCATCGGTCGCGCGCACGCTTTGGCCTTCGCCGCCGAGGGCGCGCGCGTAGTGGTCAACGACATCGGCGTGGGCCTGGACGGGTCACCGGCCGGCGGCGGCAGCGCCGCGCAGGGCGTGGTGGACGAGATCATCGCCGCCGGTGGGGAAGCCGTCGCCAACGGATCCAACATCGCGGATTGGGACCAGGCGGCCAGTCTGATCCAGACCGCCGTCGAAACCTTCGGTGGCCTGGATGTTTTGGTGAACAACGCCGGCATCGTGCGCGACAGGATGTTGGCCAACACCAGCGAAGAGGAATTCGACGCCGTCATCGCGGTGCACCTCAAGGGCCACTTCGCCACGATGCGGCACGCCGGGTCGTATTGGCGCGGGCTGTCCAAAGGGGGAAAAGCCCCGAAAGACATTGACGCGCGGATCATCAACACCAGTTCCGGTGCGGGCCTGCAGGGCAGCGTCGGGCAGGCCAACTACAGCGCCGCGAAGGCGGGCATCGCGGCGCTGACGCTGGTCGGCGCCGCCGAAATGGGCCGCTACGGCGTGACCGTCAACGCGATCGCCCCGTCGGCCCGAACCCGCATGACCGAAACCGTCTTCGCCGAGATGATGGCCAAGCCCGACGAAGGCTTCGACGCGATGGCACCGGAGAACATCTCGCCGCTGGTGGTATGGCTGGGCAGCGCCGAATCTCGTGAGGTCACCGGCAAGGTGTTCGAGGTCGAGGGCGGCATCATCCGGGTCGCCGAGGGCTGGGCGCACGGCCCGCAGGTCGACAAGGGCGCGAGGTGGGATCCCGCCGAGCTGGGGCCCGTCGTGGCCGACCTGCTGGCCAAGGCGCGGCCGTCTGTCCCGGTCTACGGCGCTTAGCGAGCCGCCCGCGCCGAACGTGCACTCACGGCGATATTTTCGGCGTTTTTTCGCCGCCATTGCACGCTCGGCGAAGCGGTTCGGCTACGGGTCGCAGACGACGATCGGGATGGTCCGGTCGGTCCAGGACTGGTAGTCGTCGTAGGACGGGTACATGTCCACCAATTGCGGCCAGTACCGGGCGCGCTCCTCATCGGTCGCGTCCCGCGCGGTCAGATCGAGCACCTCTTTTTTGATCTGCACCTGCACCTTGGGATTGGCCTTGAGGTTGAGGTACCACTGCGGGTTCTTGGCGGCGCCTCCCTTGGAGGCCGCGACGATCACCCGGTCACCGTCGCGCAAGAAGTACAGCGGGCTGACGCGGGGCTCGCCGGTCTTGCGGCCGGTGGTGATCAGCAGGGCGACGGGAATCTTCTGGAATGTGCCGCCGAGGCCTTCGCCGCCGTTGCGGCGGTACATGAACGTGTTGAGGCGTGACATCCACTTGATCAGGAAGTCCGTGTACGGCGTGTTCAGAAACCGCGGGGGTGATTTCGGCATGTGACTGATCCTAGGGCCGCGCTACCGCCGAATGAAGGGGTGGAAGCGAACCGTGATGTGGTGGATTTCGGCCTTCCCGCTTGGGCTTTCACCCGGGATCAGAAAGGTCTCGCTCACCCGCGCGGCCAGCCGCCGGCCCCCGAACGCCGCCTTGGTCAGCACGTCGTACGCCGCGTGCACCTCGTCGCCGGCGATGCGGTAGTCCGGCGGCGTGGTGTCGGCGATGAGCCGGTACTGGGGACCGCGATTGAGGCTGCGCCGCAGGTGATTTCCGGAGAAGCCGGTTTTGATCCCCTGCTCGATGCGGATGCACCGGGCGGCGAAGGGAACGGCGTCGCCGTCATGGCTGACAAGCGCGTCGATATACGCTTGGGCCGCCGCGATGCGGCTGTCGTCGGAAACGAGCACTAGGTCAGATGC
It includes:
- the fadD3 gene encoding 3-((3aS,4S,7aS)-7a-methyl-1,5-dioxo-octahydro-1H-inden-4-yl)propanoate--CoA ligase FadD3, which gives rise to MPAALDRFAGQLPDHDALITDDRSFTAAALRDEVHRAAAALIALGVQPGDRVAIWSPNTWHWVVACLAIHHAGAAMVPLNTRYTAEEAGDILARTGAPVLFAMGQFLGHDRVAELDRGALPALRHIVRIPIEAHDGTWDEFIARGSESGAADAAASRAAAVTPDDISDILFTSGTTGRSKGVLCAHRQSLSASASWAANGKITSDDRYLCINPFFHNFGYKAGILACLQTGATLIPHLTFDPLRALQAIEQHRITVLPGPPTIYQMLLDHPARHDYDLSSLRFAVTGAATVPVVLVERMQSELDIDIVLTAYGLTEANGMGTMCRVDDDAVTVATTCGRPFAGFELRIDGAAPGESGEVLLRGPNVMLGYLDDPEATAAAIDADGWLHTGDIGAVDEAGNLRITDRLKDMYICGGFNVYPAEVEQVLARMEGVADAAVIGVPDERLGEVGRAFVVTRPGVDLDEQSVIAYTREHLANFKAPRSVRFVDALPRNPGGKVLKPQLRELA
- the ipdE1 gene encoding acyl-CoA dehydrogenase IpdE1, producing MQDVEEFRAEVRQWLADNLVGEFAALKGLGGPGREHEAFEERRAWNQHLAEAGLTCLGWPVEHGGRGLSTAHRVAFYEEYARADAPDKVNHFGEELLGPTLIAFGTPEQQQRFLPRILDVTELWCQGYSEPGAGSDLANVSTTAELDGEGEQWHINGQKVWTSLAHLSQWCFVVARTEKGSKRHAGLSYLLVPLDQPGVQIRPIVQITGTAEFNEVFFDDARTDANLVVGEPGDGWRVAMGTLTFERGVSTLGQQIRYARELSNLAELAQRNGAADDPFIRERLTRAWTGLRAMRSYALATMDVEQPGQDNVSKLLWANWHRDLGELAMDVIGRPGLALTDGEFDEWQRLFLFTRADTIYGGSNEIQRNIIAERVLGLPREVKG
- the ipdF gene encoding (5R,7aS)-5-hydroxy-7a-methyl-1-oxo-2,3,5,6,7,7a-hexahydro-1H-indene-carboxyl-CoA reductase, with the translated sequence MTLSEAPKEVAGHGLLDGKVVIVTAAAGTGIGSATARRALAEGADVVVSDHHERRLTETADELTALGLGRVEKVVCDVTSTAQVDALIDSTTARLGRLDVLVNNAGLGGQTPVVDMTDDEWDRVLDVTLTSVFRATRAALRYFREAKHGGVIVNNASVLGWRAQHSQSHYAAAKAGVMALTRCSAIEAVEYGVRINAVSPSIARHKFLDKTTSAELLDRLSAGEAFGRAAEPWEIAATIAFLASDYSSYLTGEVISVSSQHP
- the kstR2 gene encoding TetR family transcriptional regulator KstR2 codes for the protein MDRVTGQANSRRNELLGLAAAMFAERGLRATTVRDIADGAGILSGSLYHHFSSKEEMVDELLRSFLDWLFTRYREIMDTEANPLERLKGLFMASFEAIEDRHAQVVIYQDEAKRLLSQPRFSYIEDMNRQQRKMWVEVLNQGIDGGYFRPDLDVDLVYRFIRDTTWVSVRWYQPGGPLTAEQVGQQYLAIMLGGITAEFSKD
- the fadA6 gene encoding steroid 3-ketoacyl-CoA thiolase FadA6; protein product: MPEAYVIDAVRTAVGKRNGALAGVHPVDLGALGWRGLFDRVDVDPAAVDDVIAGCVDAIGAQAGNIARLSWLAAGYPEEVPGVTVDRQCGSSQQAISFGAQAILSGTADLIVAGGMQNMSQIPISSAMTVGEQFGFTSPTNESKLWRHRYGDQEISQFRGSELIAEKWNLSREEMEQYALTSHERAFAAIRGGHFDNEIITVETESGPFRVDEGPRESSPEKLAGLKTLVEGGRLTAAMASQISDGASAVLLASERAVKDHGLTPRARIHHISARAADPVFMLTGPIPATRYALEKTGLSIDDIATVEINEAFAPVVMAWLKEIKADPEKVNPNGGAIALGHPLGATGAKLFTTMLNELERVGGRYGLQTMCEGGGTANVTIIERL